CCTCGGCGAACTCCTCCTCGCCGTTGATCTGTCTGATCGGGCGGATGTCTATCCCGGGTGTCGACAGGTCAACCGTCAACGCCGAGATGCCCTTGTGCTTGGCCGCCTGCGGATCGGTCCGCACGAGCAACTCCATATGCGTGGCATGGGTACCGTTCGAGGTCCAGATCTTCTGACCGTTCACCACGAAATGAGCGCCGTCGCGCACAGCCTTGGTGCGCAGCGATGCGAGATCCGAACCGGCGTTCGGCTCGCTGAACCCCTGACACCACATCTCATCTCCGCTGAGGATCGCCGGCAGGTGGCTCTGTTGCTCCTCGTTGCCCCATGCGATGAGCGTCGGGCCGACATTGTTGATGCCGAGGACACCGGCGATGATCGGGAACCCCTCCGCGGCGAGCATCTCCTCGACCACCACCACCTCATGCGGCTCGAGTCCCCGGCCACCGTGTTCCTCAGGCCAGGCGGGCGCCGCCCATCGACCGGTGTTCAGCGTGCGCTGCCAGTCGACACGGGCAGCCCATTCCGAGATGTCGTCCCATCGCTCCCGGAAACCTGGCACCTCCGACGCGAGGAATGCGCCGAACTCTTCTGCAACCGACATCATTGTTCCTCTCAGCTCGAGATCATTGATATCACCAAATTGGTGACAACACCGTTAGAACCTCGCTACGATGCTTCATGTAGAGCAGTTCCGGTGACAGAAGTCCGACGCTCGCAGAGTATGTGAACACTCCACCAAGCCGAGTGCGAGTGGCTCGAAGACCATGCGACACCGGCGTCAGATCTTCTGTCGGCATTCCACACCGCCAACCCCGTGAACAGATTGCTCGTCGAGACAGTAACCGAAAGGACATGTGGTGACCGGAGTAATGGACGGCGTCAAGGTCGTCGAATTGGCGGGCTGGACATTTGTGCCGACAGCGGGCGCGGTGCTCGCCGATTGGGGCGCCGACGTCATCAAGGTGGAAGATCCGGTGACCGGCGATCCGCAACGCGGACTGTCGGTCGGTGCGGTGGGCGCGAAGGGCGCCAATGGTGTCAGTTTCATCATCGAGCAGCCCAACCGCGGAAAGCGCAGTCTCGGACTGGATGTGACGACCGAACGGGGGCGCGAGTTGTTACTCGAGCTCGTCGCGAAATCGGATGTCTTCCTGACCAGCATGTTGGCGGAACGATTGGAGAAGCTGCGCCTCACCGTCGAGGACCTCCGCGCCGCGAATCCGCAGATCATCATCGCGCGCGGCACCGGTTTCGGCGTGAAGGGTGCCGAGGCCAACAAGCCGGGCTTCGATGGCACGGCATACCTGTCACGAGGCGGAGTCGCCCACATGATCAAGGAACCCGACGCACCGTGGCCCCCCATGCAACGCCCCGCCTTCGGCGACATCATGGGCGGGTTCATGATCGCCTCTGGTATTGCAGGCGCCTTGTTCAAACGTGAACGGACCGGCGAGACGTCGATCGTCGACGTCTCACTTCTCGGTGCGGCGGCCTGGCACATCTCCCCGGATCTGGTGGCCACCGGCCTCCTGGGCGAGGAGAACCTGCCACGCTTCACCACCGACGACATGCCGAACCCGATCGTCAACTACTACAAGACTTCCGACGGACGCTTCGTCCAGCTGATGATGCTGCAGGCCGACCGGTTCTGGCCGGAGGTGTGCGAGCTCATCGAACGCCCCGAACTGATTGCCGACGAGCGCTTTGCCGATGCGGGTGCCCGATTCCAGAACCGCGTCGAGTGTGTGAACGAACTGCGCAAGGCCTTCGAGGCCCGACCGCTGGCGGAGTGGCGCGAGCGGATGGACAAGCTCAAGGGCGCATGGGCCGTCGTACAGACGCCCGGTGAGGTCCTCGAGGATCCACAGGTGATCGCCAACGGCTACATCCGCCCGGTCACCACTGCCGATGGCTCGGCCACCTATGGTCTGGTCGCGAACCCCGTCCAGTACGACGAGACGCCTCCCGATCTCACCCGTGCGCCGTCGGCCGGGGAACACACCGACGCCATTCTGCAGGAGGAACTGGGCCTCGACTGGGACGCTGTCATCGCGTTGAAGGTCGATTCGATAGTCACCTGAGTCCGCGCACGATCCCGTCGCGTTTGTCACCGCCCAGGAGGTCTTGATGCCACACGCCTCACACACGACCAACGTTCCCCCGCTGTCAGGTGTGCGCGTACTCGAGGATTCGCACACCCCGCAGGCGCGTCTCGCAGGCCTCCTGCTCGCGGACCTGGGGGCCGATGTCGTACGGGTGGTGATTCACGACGATTCGGCGAGCCCGTGCACCTGTTGCGGTGGGAATCCGGTCCACCACCGCGGAAAGCGCCGGGTGAACGTATCCGCCACTGAGATACCGGGTCTGGCGGAGAGCGCGGACATTTATCTCACTGATCGGCCGCCTGGCGATCTGCACGACCATGGGTGCTCTGCGGCCGCTATCGCCGATCGGGCCCCGGGATGCACCCACGTGTGGATGCCCACCTACGGTACGACGGGCCGTTGGGTCGATCAGTTGCCGCCCGACAACTTCTTGCTGGCCGCGCTCGGCGGTGTGGCGACGCATGGACCGTCGGCCGACGGCAGTCCGGTGGCCACCACAGTTGATCTGATCGCTCCCGTGCACGCCGCACTCGGTGCCACCGCCGCAGTCAGCGCGCTGGTCGGGCGGGCTCTCGGACGACACGGGGGCGCGGCTGTGGTGACCGGTCTGCACGCCGTATCCGTCTTGATGCTCACCATGATGGTCGATGGACTCGACAGCGAGGTGTTCAATCCCGGCAGTGCGCGCGGCCCGGTACCGAGTTGGCGTGGATACCAATGTGCCGACGGAGAATGGCTCTTCCTCGCCGCACTGACGTCACCCTTGTTCATCCGCGCCCTCGACGCGTTGGATCGCCTCGACATCCTCACTCTGCCGGGAGTGGATGGAGATCCGGATTCGATCCGGATCTCGCCCGCCGCCGCCACCGCTGCCGGCTCCGCCCTCGAACACCACTTCGCCACCGCCAGCCGCGATCAGTGGCTGCAGACTCTGCACGAGGCCGGCGTCCCGTGCGCGCCGACGGGCACCCGACAGGAGTGGCGAGAGAGTGAGTTGGTCACCGAACTCAGATCGTTCACCACCGCCGAGCATCCGGTTGTCGGCCGGATCGAGATGCCTACCATCCCACTCACCATGGACGGGAATACCTGGATTGCAGGCGGTTTCGACGACGAGGCCGCCCTGGCAACGCTCGGCTGGGACAAGCGGGGGGCTCGCAGCGCTGAACACCGGGACGACCTGCCTCTCGACGGTCTGCGAGTCGTGGACCTGGCGTCGTACCTGGCCGGCCCGACGGCTACGGCCGTTCTCGCCGAGATGGGCGCCGACGTGGTCAAAGTGGAGCAGGAAACCGGAGATCCCTATCGCGCCTTTTCGATCGCTTACCTCGCCTTGAATCAGCGCAAGAGGTGCATGTCACTCGACCTGCACCAGTCCGACGACCACGACCACTTCATCGAGCTGCTCCGAAAGTCCGACGTCCTCCTCGACAACCTACGCCCCGTTTCGGGTGCCGCACTGGGACTCGAGCCACAGGACGTCGCGCGGGCCAACGCGACCATCACCCATTGTTCGGTGACCGCATTCGGCACGACCCAGGCCGGCGCGCGTCTACCGGGGTTCGATCCGATAATCCAGTCGATGAGCGGGCTGGCGCTGGCGCAGGGTGGCGACGGGCCACCGGTCGTCAGCAACATCTCAGTGCACGACACCGCAACAGGTGTATTGAGCGCATTGGCGATCACAGCGGCCCTATACGCCCGGTTCAGCCGTACCGGACGCGGGTCGCGGATCGAGTCGTCACTCGCGCAGACAACAAGTTTCGCGCAGTTCGACGAGTTCACCAGTTATGCCGGCAGCCCCAACGCCGTGGTGGGCGGCGCGAACTTCGTCGGACCGTTCTTCGCTCGCAGTCTGCAGCGCTGCGCCGACGGCTGGGTGGCGTTCGCAGCGGCGGATCGCCGCAGCGATGCGCCCCTTGCCCATGCCCTCGGCATCGCCACGCCTTCCGACGCAGTGACTGCAGACATCTCCGACCGCACGGTGGACGACGCGATCCGCTGCGCCACCGACGCCGGCGTCGCCGCCTGCCCGGTGCTCGATCGCGAACGCGAGATGTTCGATGAGTTCCTGAGTGCCAACGATTTCACCCAGATCATCGACCACCACATCCACGGCCGGATGGCGGTGGTTGCCGGGTTCGTCAGGTGGGACTCCGGTACCCCGCGGCTCGCTGCATCGACCGAGCCCGGTACGCACACCGCGGAGGTTCTCGCGGAATTGGGTATCGTCGAACGCCTGCAGACATGAGCGTCTGAATATCTCTCGCCTCGGCGAAGCCGGGGTGACGTCGGGTCCGGTCAGGCGAGGAACCGGCACACAAGTTCCACAATGGCCTCGACAACGTGCTCACGATCCGGTGACGGCAGACGCTGGTGATCGACGACGGACCAGGAGCGCTCCAGCATCGCCATCACCGCGGTGCCCACCGCCTGTGGGTCCGCCTCCGATGCAGTCGCCGACGCATCGAGAACCGCTTGTCCCAATGCGGTCACGACGCGGCGTTGCGAACGTGCAACCGATTGTCTGAACCCGGCGTCCGGCGGTAGATCCCCTTCCGCGCGTAGGACAAAAGCGCCGCTTCGATCGAGGTACGCGAAGTAGCGAAGCACCCAGGACCGGACTGCCTCGCGTGATGGCTGACCACCCTCGTCGCGAAATGCACTCACCAGAGCCATCGCCTCGTGGCGGGTGGACGTGCCGAGTTCGATGAACAGCGCGGTCTTGTTCGCGAAATAGTAATAGAAATTCGCTCGCGTGACGTGCGCCTGCTCGGTGATGTCACCGATAGTTGTCCCGGAGAAGCCTTTTCGCGTGAAAACTGTTCGCGCCGCATCGAGGATGGCAAGTCTTGTTCGATCAGCTTTGGGGGTCTTCTCGGCCACGCCACCCTTCCTCGGTTCACCGCTGTCCGTCCCGACCACAGCGTCGGTACCCTCAGCCTACCGAGACGGCTCGGACCGGGATCTCGAGATCGCGTGGAACACACCCGCGGCCACGGAACGGCCGCCGACTTTCTCCGCAGGCTACAGGTCGAGAACGAGGCGTGAGGAACGCGAACGCGAAACGCACGGCATCATGGTGTCATTGAGGACTCGTTCCTCATCAGTGAGCAGGGAGTCGCGGTGTTCGGGCAGACCCCCGAGCACCGCGGTCTCGCACGTACCGCAGATGCCCTCCTCGCACGACGTGGGAATCGTAACGCCGACCGCTTCCAATGCTGCGACGATGGTGCGATCCGCGGGCACGTTGATGGTACGGCCCGACCGCGCGAGTTCGAGCTCGAATGCCTCATCCTCCGAGCCCTTCGGCGCGGCCCTCGGCATGAACCTCTCGACGTGGACGCCGATCCCCCGGGCGCCGCAGGCGACCGTCACGGCTTCCAGCAGCGGCGCCGGTCCGCAACAGTAGACGACCGATGCCTGCGGGTCATCGAGTTCGGCGAGAACCTCCCCGATGTCGATCGGGCCGAACTCGTCCTGGGGCCGAAGACGCACCCGGTCGCCGTGAACCGCCACGAGTTCCTCACGGAATGCCATCGACGACCTGCTGCGGCCGCCATAGGTCAAACTCCACCGCGCACTCCCGGACCCGACGGAGCGGATCATCGCACGGATCGGGGTGATCCCGATGCCGCCGGCGATGAACACATATGATGGCGCCGCCACGAGTGCGAAGTGATTTCGCGGTCCCTTCACGCGCAGCCGTTCACCCACCTCCAGTCGGTCGTGAACGTAGGCGGAGCCACCGCGACCCTGGTGTTTCTTCAGCACCGCGATCTCATATGTCGTCCGATCGCCGGGATCGCCGCAGAGCGAGTATTGCCGGATCACATCGGCCCCCACGGTGACGTCGATGTGCGATCCCGGGGTCCACGACGGCAGATCGTGGCCGTCACACGCGCGAAGTTCCAGACGAACGATACCGTCCGCGATCGTCTCCTTGTCGGCCACGACCATCGGCAGATCGTGTTCGCTGGGCGAATGAGCATGCATGGCAATCCTTCTCACCGAGCCAATTTTTTTGACAGTACCGTCAAAATATTGTTACGGTCAACTGCAACCGGACCGACGGGCGTTCGCCACCGAATGATGGCCACCAGCCCGCGGACTCGCCCGAAGGCACCACGCAGTGCTCGGTCGAATCGGCCGAGGCAAAGGAGGATTCCATGGAGTTACACGGATTGAGCCTGGACATCACCGGATGGTTTCAGGTTGCGTGGTCGGGGGATATCGGGCCCGAGCACGTGGTGCCGCTGAGATACTTCGGCCGAGACCTGGTCGCCTACCGTGGCCGTGATGGCGTTGTGCGCGTCAATGACCGGCACTGCCGACACCTGGGAGGCAGCCTTGCCCATGGCGGCAAGGTGGTCGACGACGGGATACAGTGCCCATTTCACGGATGGGTGTGGAACGTCGACGGCGAGAATGCCTCGATCCCCTATCAGGATCGACCGAGTAGGGCTCGCCGGCTGGGCACCTGGCCGGTGATCGAACGAAACGAATCCATCTACGTCTGGAACGATCACGCGGGCCGTGAACCGTTTTTCGACGTTCCCGACGTCTTCTCCCTGGCAGATCACACCAAAGGCATGGACTTCCACCCCGCGTGGCCCGCCGGCCGCGCACACTATCCGAATCTGCGCGCACATCCACAGATGGTCACCGAGAACGCGGTGGACCCCCAGCACTTTCGTTTCGTACACAGCACCCCCGTCGCCCCGGTCGTCCTCGAAGAACGTGTCCAGGGACCCACCTGGTGGGCCCGGGTCGGTTTCGGCAGCGGCTGGATAAAGCACCCCAACGATGCAGACGGCAATCTGCGCGACGACAGCCACAACACCCTGGTCCTGTATTGGGCCGGGATGGGCAGCAGCACCAACATCGAACAAACCGCGGCAGGCGTACGCATCATCACCATCAACCCCACTCCCGTCGAGGACGGGAAGACCGAACTGTTTGCCACGTACTGGATCGAGCGCAAAGACAACGACATCGAGGACGGCTCCTACCGACGCCGACTCGACGAGGCACAACGCGCATTACCCGATGACATCAACATCTGGGACAACCAGATCTTTCTGGACCCGCCCACCCTGGCCGGCGTAGAAGGGCGCGGTTTCCGGCGCATGCGCCGCTGGGCCAAGCAGTTCTACCCACCGTCGCAGGTCAGCAATCACCCAACGGGTACCGCTGACACACGCGCGCCGGGCGCGGAGATGACCGCGGCCGGCAGCGAGGCATGACGGCAGGCTCAGCCGATGCCGATGCCGATGCCGATGCCGATGTGAAACATACCGGGAACACAGACACGACAGGTGGGCTGAACCCACAGACCCGGCCAGATGCAGCGTCCCGGGAAGCTCATCGCCCTGACGGCGATCCGCTTCCCGGGACGCTGCATCGGTCCCACACAGTGCCGGGATCACGCGTGGCGACTCACACGGCGGCGAGTTCAGCTGGGTTACGAACCGGCAGGCCTAGGAAGCGACGCGCGTTGTCGCCCATGAAATCATACGTGCGCTTCTCGTCCATTCCCTCGGCGTACCGCCAGTAACCGGTGGGCTCTTGGAGCCCCTCGGGATGCGGGAAGTCCGAACCGAACATCACCCGATCCCAGCCGACGGTCTCGACCACGTCGGCGACAGAGCCCTCCCAGAACGGGCTCACCCAGATGTTGCGCCGGAACACATCGATTGGGGTGCTCCGGGAACGCCTGCGGCATCTTCTTGTAGAAGTCCTCGTAATCGTGGAACAACGGGTGCAGCCAAGCAGATCCGTTCTCGATGCTGGCAACGCGCAACTTGGGAAATCGCGTGAATGTCCCGTGCGTGATCAGCGCGGTGATCATGTCGGTGATCTCGCGGTGACCGAGCGCAATCCACCGAAACGCACTCATCTCCGTGAACACCTGCGAGTTGGGCGGCTCCCACTTGTTGATGTAGTCGTCGAGCGGAGGCTGGCTCGCGTGCAGAACGACCGGCAGCCCGGCGGCCTCGACCTCACGCCAGAACGGGTCGAACTCGGGGAGCGAGGGACTGCGCCACTCCTTCCAGTTCCGGACGGGAGCCGGCTTGATCAAGATGGCCTTGGCGCCGTTCTCCAACACGTACTCGAGCTCACGCATGCCTTCGTCGAGGAGGCCGAGGTTGATGACCGGAGTCATGAAAAGGCGGTTCTCGTGGGTGAACCCCCATGTTTCGAGCATCCACCGATTGAGTGCGTGGATCATCGCGGAGCACAGCTCGGGATCCTCTGACGCCGAGTGCTCGACGAGGTTGGCCAACGTCGGGTAGATGAGCGCTTCTTGCACAGACTGGTTGTCCAGCGCCGCAATACGCGGCTCCGGTGCCCGGAACGCCGGGATCGACTCCATGACACGCTCCCTGGCCATCTGCGTCAGGGTCTTGCCTTCGTGATTCTCGGCCGCGAAGAAGGCTTCCCAGGCGCCCGGCGCCGCCACCTTGTCGAATGTCGGGTTCGGGATGTAATCACGGATCTTCCCGAGGATGGAGATCCGTGTCTGATGGCCGACCTGCACAAAACTCACTGCCGACTTGTACTTGTCAGGCAGGTACTTCGTGAGTGCGTCCGGCGTCTCGTACATGTGCTGATCCGCATCGAAGATCGGTGCGTCGGTGAACTGGGTCATGGGGTTCCCCTTTCAGAAGCGAGCGCAGAGTTGATGAGCTGCTGGACAGAACATAACGCTAGTTTGACACAAGTGTCAACTATTGCGTGCTAGGGTCTCGGACTTGAGGGGAAAGTACCCGTTCAGGTACACATAACACGGGCATGAGATGGCCGGAACGAGATGTCAAGTAGCTGGCTACCATGGACTCGCGGCGCGACACTTGCGCGGACGGCGACGATCCCAAGACACAAGGAGGACCACCGATGACCTTGGAAACAAGCGCGAGCAACGAGTCGTCGACGCCCACTGCGGACGAGGAACTGGCCGACCTCGGCCCTCGCGCGTTGAAGGCGCGCGAGGCCATTCTCGATGCCGCCCGCAAACTGTTCCTCGAGCGGGGCTACGCCGGCACACGGATCAACAACATCACCGACGAGTGCGGTGCATCGCGGGCAGGGTTCTACACCTACTTCAAGAGCAAGATGGACGTGGTTGAGGTCCTCGGCCGCACCACCTATCGGGACTGTCTGGCAGTTGTCAGTGCACTGGATGAACTTCCCCGTCCCACCCGCTACGACGATGTCCGCGGATGGGTGCAGTCCTACTTCGATTTCATGGATCAACACGGCGCGTTCATGAACGCGCTCAGCGAGTCCGGCCCGACCGACGAAGAGTTCCGCGCCACTGCCAACAGATTGCAGATGCGCACAGCGTTCCTGGTGGGTATCGCGTTACGAAGCCGTCAGATGACACCGACCGACGCACCGGAGGCGCTCGGACTGAGCATCGTGTCGATGGTGGAGCGGACATGGAATCAGATCCATGTCCGCCACCTGCCCATCGACAGTCAGGAGGTCGTCGCGGCGATCGCCCACATGATCATGGGCACGATCACCGAACCTCAGAGCGCTTCGGTTGGTGTGTAGCGCAGCTTGAGCTCGGCCTTGGCGACCTTGGCGAGCCCGGTGCGAGGCAGTTGCGCCACGATCTCGACGCGCTCCGGGATCTTCTGCGGCATCAGGCCCCAGCCGAGTAGGTGGTCCCGCAATTGGGCGCGGGATGGAGCCTCGGCCCCCGCAGCGATGCTGATGACCGCACAGACGATTTCGCCACGTTCCGGGTCGGGCAAGCCGATGACCGCCACCTCTGCAACCGCCGGGTGCGTCATGAGCGCCGTCTCGACCTCGACCGGCGCAATGTTCTCGCCCTTGCGGATGATCATGTCCTTGAGCCGGCCGACGACCTCGATGTGGCCTGTCGGGTGCATCACGCCGATGTCGCCGGTGCGGAACCAACCATCGGCGGTGAATGCCTTCGCGGTCTCGTCGGCATCGGTGTAACCGTGGCAGACCCCCCGTCCCGACACCTGAACCTCACCCTGCGTGAGCGACGCGCACAGATTGCCCTCCAGGTCGACGATTCTGACCTCGTTGCCCGGGATCGGCCGTCCGTCGGTCCGGGCACGGATCTGCGGCAGATCCTGTGGGTCGGCGACGGCGAGCATGGGCACCTCGGTCATCCCGTAGTCGTGGGCCAGGGCCACACCGAGGATGTCGGTAACCTCGTCGAAGAGCTCGACCGAACAGGGCGCGCCTCCGCCCTTCAGGCTCCGTAGCGCCGGCAGCAGTTTCTCCGGCGCCGCGGCGCGGGCCTGTGCGACCAGCGCTTGGTAGAAGGGCGGCGCGCCGCCGGTGGTCGTCACGGAGTACTTTCCGAACAACTCGACCGCACGGTCGGGCACAAACGTCTCGAGCAGTAGCAAGGGGTATCCCCCGGCCAGCGAGGCGATGATGTATTCGATGCCACCGACATGCGCTATCGGGAAGCCCATCGCGGCGACCTCGCCGGGGCGCTCCCCGAGCCGACCCTGCCCGCCGAAGGCCAATCCGGTTGCCAACAGGGTCGCATCACTGTGCCGTGCCCCCTTCGGTGCGCCTGTCGATCCCGAGGTGAAGTAGACCCAGACGACATCGTCGGCGTCGCGGGAAGGCGCGACGTCGACCGGTTCCGCCTCCATCGGCGCATGTCCGACTTCGATCAGCTCCGGAGCCGTGACGAGGTCCAGGCGACGGACCATCGCGCTGTAGTCATGGCCACCCCACGTGCCCGGCACCAGCACAACGTCCGCGCCGAACGTGCGCAGGGCCGCGGTGACCTCCTTGTCGCGATACTGAGTGATGATCGGCGCCTGAACGGCACCCAGGCGCCGCAGCGCGAGCATCGTGACCGCGGTCGAGATCCGGGTGGGCAGCTGCCACGCGACTCGTGTCCCGGAACCGATGCCCCGGTCACTCAGGGCTGCCGCAACCCTTCCGACCACGACGTCGAGTTCGCCGAACGTCACCGTCGCGCCATGCTCATCGAGGAACGCCGCCGCCGCGGGAGTCGCCGCCGACCGTTTTGCGACCAACTCGTCGATCGAGTCGGTGTCGAGCATCCAAGGCCAACTGTGGTTCATTCGACGTCCTCCCCGTGATACCGCGCGACCAGATCGGCCACACACACCGGCTTGGGCGCCCCCTCGGCCTCGATGACCGTCCGCGTGACGACCTGTACGATCCCCGGCCCCACCTCGTCGACCGTGATCGTCTCCGTCGTTGCCCGGATACGGCTCCCCGCGCGCAGGGGCGACGGGAACCGAACGCGATCGAGGCCGTAGTTGACACCCATCGCCACGCCCTCGACTCGTCGGAGCTGATTGATGAAATGGGGCACCAACGAAAGTGTCAAGAACCCGTGGGCGATGGTGCCCCCGAAAGGTCCGTCTGCTGCGCGGTCCGGGTCGACGTGGATCCACTGATGATCCTCGGTGTCATCGGCGAACGAGTCGATCCGCGACTGGTCGACGAGCAACCAGTCGGTCGGTCCCAGCTTCTGCCCCACTGACGCCTTGAGCGCGGATACGCCGCGGTAGACGATCGCATGCGCCGGTTCGTTCCCGGGATCGAGCAGATTGGACATGCGTTCTCCTTCACTCGGCGTGCGGGGGCACTCAGATCAGACGGTCCGAACCAGCCCACCATCGACTGCAGGAACGATAGGCTTTTCTTGACAAGTTCGTCAACTAGCTGTCGAATGGAGCGACCACCGCCGTCTCACGCCGGCACCGACGTCCCAACGCAATGGGCAACCGAGGAGAGAACGATGCAGAATCCTGCTTGCTCCGAACTTCTGATCGAGTCACGGGGCGCCCTGCGCATCGTGACCCTCAACCGTCCGGAAGCGATGAACGCCACCAGCGAGACCCTGCACGACGCACTCGTCGCCGTATGGCAGTACCTGGCAGAAGATCCGGACGCTCGCGCAGTGGTGCTGACGGGTGCCGGAAAGGCGTTCAGCGCCGGCGGCGACTTCGATCACTTCGTCGAACTGTGGGACGACAAATCCATGCGGCGCAGAGAGATCGACAGTGCGGGCAAGCTGGTTCGGGAGATGTTGGAATGCCCCCTGCCGATCGTGGCGGCGATCAACGGCCCGGCGGTGGGTCTCGGCGCCAGTCTGGCGGCCTGCAGCGACATCGTCCTCATCGCCGAGTCGGCATACCTGTCCGACCCGCACGTCGGGGTGGGTCTCACGGCAGCCGACGGCGGTGCCCCGACATGGCCGTTGCTGATGAGTATGCTGCGCGCAAAAGAATACCTGTTGACCAGCGCACGAATCCCGGCACAGCAGGCAGTTGAGATCGGCCTCGCGAACCGGGTCGTGGCCGACGGCGACGTGCTGACCGAGGCCATCGCCCTCGCGGAGAGGATCGCGGCACAGCCGGCACATGCCGTCCAGAGCACGAAGCGCGCGCTGAACATCCACATGAAGCGGGCCGTCGCCGGGGTCATCGAATATGCACTCGCCGAGGAGTACGCCTCGTTCGATACACCCGAACATCACGAGATCGTCAACAAGTTCCTCGCGCGCAGCCGGTCGCGTGCGGCCGCATCCTCATGAACCCGTCGAACGTCGCGGGACAGGCTGCGGATCATCGCGAGTTCGCGAAGCAGTTGCACGCCGAGCTCGCAGTGCCCACATCACCCGACGAGTCCGACCGATACGCGCGATGGCGCAACACCCGCTACGCGACCGAAGAAGAACAGATCGCCGCCGACGCCCAGCTGATGGCAGAGCTCAACGGATCGGGCTGGAATCGTTTCGGCTGGCCCGCGGAGGTCGGCGGCCTCGGCGGCGACGTGCGTCATCGCGCGGTGCTCTACGAGGAGCTGGCAGCGGCCGGCCTCGCGATCCCGCAACCCACGCTGCTGCTCGAAACCCTCGGACCACCG
The sequence above is drawn from the Gordonia rubripertincta genome and encodes:
- a CDS encoding class I adenylate-forming enzyme family protein, with product MNHSWPWMLDTDSIDELVAKRSAATPAAAAFLDEHGATVTFGELDVVVGRVAAALSDRGIGSGTRVAWQLPTRISTAVTMLALRRLGAVQAPIITQYRDKEVTAALRTFGADVVLVPGTWGGHDYSAMVRRLDLVTAPELIEVGHAPMEAEPVDVAPSRDADDVVWVYFTSGSTGAPKGARHSDATLLATGLAFGGQGRLGERPGEVAAMGFPIAHVGGIEYIIASLAGGYPLLLLETFVPDRAVELFGKYSVTTTGGAPPFYQALVAQARAAAPEKLLPALRSLKGGGAPCSVELFDEVTDILGVALAHDYGMTEVPMLAVADPQDLPQIRARTDGRPIPGNEVRIVDLEGNLCASLTQGEVQVSGRGVCHGYTDADETAKAFTADGWFRTGDIGVMHPTGHIEVVGRLKDMIIRKGENIAPVEVETALMTHPAVAEVAVIGLPDPERGEIVCAVISIAAGAEAPSRAQLRDHLLGWGLMPQKIPERVEIVAQLPRTGLAKVAKAELKLRYTPTEAL
- a CDS encoding MaoC family dehydratase, coding for MSNLLDPGNEPAHAIVYRGVSALKASVGQKLGPTDWLLVDQSRIDSFADDTEDHQWIHVDPDRAADGPFGGTIAHGFLTLSLVPHFINQLRRVEGVAMGVNYGLDRVRFPSPLRAGSRIRATTETITVDEVGPGIVQVVTRTVIEAEGAPKPVCVADLVARYHGEDVE
- a CDS encoding enoyl-CoA hydratase/isomerase family protein, with the translated sequence MQNPACSELLIESRGALRIVTLNRPEAMNATSETLHDALVAVWQYLAEDPDARAVVLTGAGKAFSAGGDFDHFVELWDDKSMRRREIDSAGKLVREMLECPLPIVAAINGPAVGLGASLAACSDIVLIAESAYLSDPHVGVGLTAADGGAPTWPLLMSMLRAKEYLLTSARIPAQQAVEIGLANRVVADGDVLTEAIALAERIAAQPAHAVQSTKRALNIHMKRAVAGVIEYALAEEYASFDTPEHHEIVNKFLARSRSRAAASS